A window of Lysobacter terrestris contains these coding sequences:
- a CDS encoding L,D-transpeptidase: MALAFASFGVASAEHAAAQPEAAVDQLPRGQEVSDTVIELAGWVVAAKDNQGYPFAVMDKAAAQILVFGGDGRLRGAAPGLFGSAIGDHTAPGIAGLALREIPGRDRTTPAGRFVGGFGPSVDAGRVLWVDYDSAVSIHPTATGVPAEKRVERLASPTPDDNRVTHGCINVSPEFYERIILPTFERGGVFYILPDAAPIAETFPEFAKSRATTQRNDGGRARPAR, encoded by the coding sequence TTGGCGCTGGCGTTCGCCAGCTTCGGCGTGGCCAGCGCCGAGCATGCCGCCGCGCAACCGGAGGCCGCCGTCGACCAGCTTCCGCGAGGCCAGGAAGTGTCCGACACGGTGATTGAGCTCGCGGGGTGGGTTGTAGCAGCCAAGGACAACCAAGGCTATCCGTTCGCGGTCATGGACAAGGCCGCCGCACAGATCCTGGTGTTCGGCGGCGACGGCCGGCTTCGCGGCGCGGCACCCGGGCTCTTTGGCTCGGCGATCGGCGATCACACGGCTCCCGGCATCGCCGGTCTCGCGCTTCGCGAGATTCCGGGCCGGGATCGCACGACGCCTGCTGGTCGTTTCGTGGGCGGTTTCGGTCCGTCAGTCGACGCTGGGCGCGTGCTGTGGGTGGACTACGATTCCGCGGTCTCCATCCACCCTACCGCTACCGGCGTTCCGGCCGAGAAACGCGTCGAACGCCTTGCATCGCCTACGCCGGACGACAACCGCGTCACTCATGGCTGCATCAACGTCTCGCCCGAGTTTTACGAGCGGATCATCCTTCCGACGTTCGAGCGGGGCGGAGTGTTCTACATCTTGCCGGATGCGGCGCCGATAGCGGAGACCTTCCCGGAGTTCGCGAAAAGTCGCGCGACTACGCAACGCAACGATGGAGGGCGCGCACGGCCCGCCCGCTAA